A window from Gallus gallus isolate bGalGal1 chromosome 5, bGalGal1.mat.broiler.GRCg7b, whole genome shotgun sequence encodes these proteins:
- the ACCS gene encoding 1-aminocyclopropane-1-carboxylate synthase-like protein 1 isoform X2, whose amino-acid sequence MDFRGKKYERGSNWSDPEVVELLQLWADESVQLELESCLRNQHVFNRIAEVLREKGIHRTGDQCREKIKKMKLEYRRIKDNSKAPRGGRTWKFYDVMDRVLNSRPALAYGPMGGGVMATQVLPGGLVDGYHHQFAAPALPFGHSQHPELMEIKCEEVNSDEDCLTPEPSAAVSYQQGCPEEHEMERAFLERAQNDSPISRVEIPIESSVSPSGFSEPSMANSSRMQNAVPRHGFSALHRLRKKRKGQRAKDPLDDLLLKTLTSQRAMEERFLQMEERRFQRDLDVEERRMQLEQRRFELEREHEFRMFNVFAQMLSILKQSHGGGASPSLAMPRGLDFSQTLWELMGREGGGDQRGPRARGLARSRGDMCGFCPPEGFRRSPYLSARGNVANIFRGSDEEGYKAYHADKYDEDTNPNGIINFGTSENKLCFDLMSKRLTQTDMNLMEPLLLQYPDWKGHMFLREEVARFLTYYCKAPAPLKAENVIVLNGCGSLFSALATVLCDPGEAVLIATPFYGGITQSVFLYGNVKLVYAYLDSKITGTSTRPFQLTVEKLEKALQDALAEGVTVRALILLNPQNPLGDIYSLSELRDYLEFAKRHELHVIVDEIYMLSVFDESATFHSVLGMDRLPDPQRTHVMWGISKDFAVSGIRFGTLYTENQDVANAVASLCYFHGVCGPVQHKVAQLLRDREWINQVYLRANHARLKAAHTYVTDELKTLGVPFLNRNAGFFVWIDFRKYLRTGTFEEEMLLWRRFLDNKVLLSCGKAFECSEPGWFRIIFADKTHRLQLGMQRIRKVLEEREQEILSEEKEQPCQSDQDGKADSTDEVIIVSHHQESSCAGSSNLSDLIGLLQQQMRSSDWLQKNTAEQLA is encoded by the exons ATGGATTTTCGGGGGAAGAAGTACGAGCGCGGCAGCAACTGGTCGGACCCCGAGGTGgtggagctgctccagctgtgggCGGACGAATCggtgcagctggagctggagagctGCCTGCGCAACCAGCACGTCTTCAACCGTATCGCCGAGGTGCTCCGCGAGAAGGGCATCCACCGCACCGGCGACCAGTGCCGCGAGAAGATCAAGAAGATGAAGCTGGAGTACCGGCGCATCAAGGACAACAGCAAGGCCCCGCGGGGCGGCCGCACCTGGAAGTTCTACGACGTGATGGACCGAGTGCTCAACAGCCGGCCCGCGCTGGCCTACGGGCCCATGGGTGGCGGTGTGATGGCCACCCAGGTGCTGCCGGGCGGTCTGGTGGACGGCTACCACCACCAGTTTGCcgcccctgccctgcccttcGGGCACTCCCAGCACCCCGAACTGATGGAGATCAAATGTGAGGAGGTGAACTCTGACGAGGACTGCCTGACCCCAGAGCCCTCGGCAGCCGTGTCGtaccagcagggctgccctgaAGAGCACGAGATGGAGAGAGCCTTCCTTGAGAGGGCCCAGAATGACTCTCCCATCTCCAGAGTGGAAATTCCCATTGAAAGCAGTGTTTCACCTTCAG GTTTCAGCGAGCCCAGCATGGCCAACTCATCCCGGATGCAGAACGCGGTTCCTCGGCACGGCTTCTCCGCTTTGCACCGCCTGCGGAAGAAGCGGAAAGGCCAGCGGGCGAAGGACCCTCTCGACGACCTCCTGCTGAAGACCCTGACGTCACAGCGGGCCATGGAGGAGCGTTTCTTGCAGATGGAGGAGCGGCGGTTCCAGCGGGACCTGGACGTGGAGGAGCGGCGGATGCAGCTGGAGCAGCGGCGCTTCGAGCTGGAGAGGGAGCACGAGTTCCGCATGTTCAACGTTTTCGCCCAGATGCTCAGCATCCTGAAGCAGAGCCACGGCGGCGGCGCATCCCCTTCCCTGGCCATGCCTCGAGGCCTGGACTTCAGCCAAACGCTGTGGGAACTGATGGGCCGGGAGGGAGGAGGCGACCAGCGGGGGCCGAGGGCCCGAGGGCTGGCCAGGAGCCGGGGTGACATGTGTGGTTTCTGCCCCCCGGAGGGGTTCCGGCGCAGCCCCTACCTCTCCGCTCGCGGTAACGTCGCCAACATCTTCCGGGGCTCCGACGAGGAGGGGTACAAAGCGTACCACGCTGACAAGTACGACGAAGACACGAACCCCAAC ggTATAATTAATTTTGGGACCAGTGAGAATAAGCTCTGCTTTGACCTGATGTCCAAACGG CTGACACAGACAGATATGAACCTCATGGAGCCACTGCTGCTTCAGTACCCCGACTGGAAGGGCCACATGTT TTTACGGGAGGAAGTGGCTCGATTTTTGACCTATTACTGCAAGGCCCCTGCACCTCTTAAGGCAGAAAAT GTGATTGTTCTGAACGGTTGTggctctttgttttctgcattagcTACAGTCCTTTGTGATCCAGGGG AGGCTGTTCTGATTGCTACTCCCTTTTATGGTGGTATCACCCAGAGCGTCTTCCTGTATGGCAACGTCAAGCTGGTGTACGCCTATTTAGACAGCAAG ATTACTGGAACAAGCACTCGGCCTTTCCAGCTTACTGtggaaaaactggaaaaggcCTTGCAGGATGCCCTGGCAGAG GGTGTAACTGTAAGGGCCTTAATTCTTCTGAATCCCCAGAATCCCCTTGGGGACATCTACTCCTTGTCAGAGCTACGGGACTACCTGGAATTTGCTAAAAG ACACGAATTGCATGTGATAGTAGATGAGATCTACATGCTGTCAGTTTTTGATGAATCAGCCACGTTTCACAGTGTCCTAGGCATGGACAG ATTGCCTGATCCGCAGAGGACTCATGTGATGTGGGGAATAAGCAAG GATTTTGCTGTCTCTGGGATTCGTTTTGGTACTTTGTATACAGAGAACCAAGATGTTGCTAATGCGGTGGCTTCTTTGTGTTATTTCCACGGGGTTTGTGGACCAGTCCAGCACAAAGTTGCACAGCTACTTAGGGACAGAG AGTGGATCAACCAGGTGTACCTGAGGGCCAACCATGCCCGCCTGAAAGCTGCCCATACGTATGTGACAGATGAGCTGAAGACACTTGGGGTTCCTTTTCTCAACCGCAACGCAGGCTTCTTTGTCTGGATTGATTTCCGGAAG TACCTTAGGACAGGAACATTTGAGGAGGAGATGCTTCTCTGGAGGCGCTTTCTTGATAACAAGGTCCTCCTGTCGTGTGGCAAAGCCTTTGAGTGCAGTGAACCTGGATGGTTCCGCATCATCTTTGCTGACAAGACCCACCGACTACAGCTGG GTATGCAGCGGATCCGCAAGGTTTTGGAAGAACGAGAGCAGGAGATATTGTCTGAGGAAAAGGAGCAGCCTTGTCAGTCAGATCAGGACGGCAAAGCAGATAGCACAGATGAAGTCATTATCGTATCTCACCACCAGGAATCTTCCTGTGCTGGTAGTTCCAATCTCAGTGACCTCATtggcctcctgcagcagcagatgcgTTCATCTGATTGgctacagaaaaatacagcagaacaGCTCGCATAG
- the ACCS gene encoding probable inactive 1-aminocyclopropane-1-carboxylate synthase-like protein 2 isoform X1, translating to MDFRGKKYERGSNWSDPEVVELLQLWADESVQLELESCLRNQHVFNRIAEVLREKGIHRTGDQCREKIKKMKLEYRRIKDNSKAPRGGRTWKFYDVMDRVLNSRPALAYGPMGGGVMATQVLPGGLVDGYHHQFAAPALPFGHSQHPELMEIKCEEVNSDEDCLTPEPSAAVSYQQGCPEEHEMERAFLERAQNDSPISRVEIPIESSVSPSGFSEPSMANSSRMQNAVPRHGFSALHRLRKKRKGQRAKDPLDDLLLKTLTSQRAMEERFLQMEERRFQRDLDVEERRMQLEQRRFELEREHEFRMFNVFAQMLSILKQSHGGGASPSLAMPRGLDFSQTLWELMGREGGGDQRGPRARGLARSRGDMCGFCPPEGFRRSPYLSARGNVANIFRGSDEEGYKAYHADKYDEDTNPNGIINFGTSENKLCFDLMSKRLKEQLTQTDMNLMEPLLLQYPDWKGHMFLREEVARFLTYYCKAPAPLKAENVIVLNGCGSLFSALATVLCDPGEAVLIATPFYGGITQSVFLYGNVKLVYAYLDSKITGTSTRPFQLTVEKLEKALQDALAEGVTVRALILLNPQNPLGDIYSLSELRDYLEFAKRHELHVIVDEIYMLSVFDESATFHSVLGMDRLPDPQRTHVMWGISKDFAVSGIRFGTLYTENQDVANAVASLCYFHGVCGPVQHKVAQLLRDREWINQVYLRANHARLKAAHTYVTDELKTLGVPFLNRNAGFFVWIDFRKYLRTGTFEEEMLLWRRFLDNKVLLSCGKAFECSEPGWFRIIFADKTHRLQLGMQRIRKVLEEREQEILSEEKEQPCQSDQDGKADSTDEVIIVSHHQESSCAGSSNLSDLIGLLQQQMRSSDWLQKNTAEQLA from the exons ATGGATTTTCGGGGGAAGAAGTACGAGCGCGGCAGCAACTGGTCGGACCCCGAGGTGgtggagctgctccagctgtgggCGGACGAATCggtgcagctggagctggagagctGCCTGCGCAACCAGCACGTCTTCAACCGTATCGCCGAGGTGCTCCGCGAGAAGGGCATCCACCGCACCGGCGACCAGTGCCGCGAGAAGATCAAGAAGATGAAGCTGGAGTACCGGCGCATCAAGGACAACAGCAAGGCCCCGCGGGGCGGCCGCACCTGGAAGTTCTACGACGTGATGGACCGAGTGCTCAACAGCCGGCCCGCGCTGGCCTACGGGCCCATGGGTGGCGGTGTGATGGCCACCCAGGTGCTGCCGGGCGGTCTGGTGGACGGCTACCACCACCAGTTTGCcgcccctgccctgcccttcGGGCACTCCCAGCACCCCGAACTGATGGAGATCAAATGTGAGGAGGTGAACTCTGACGAGGACTGCCTGACCCCAGAGCCCTCGGCAGCCGTGTCGtaccagcagggctgccctgaAGAGCACGAGATGGAGAGAGCCTTCCTTGAGAGGGCCCAGAATGACTCTCCCATCTCCAGAGTGGAAATTCCCATTGAAAGCAGTGTTTCACCTTCAG GTTTCAGCGAGCCCAGCATGGCCAACTCATCCCGGATGCAGAACGCGGTTCCTCGGCACGGCTTCTCCGCTTTGCACCGCCTGCGGAAGAAGCGGAAAGGCCAGCGGGCGAAGGACCCTCTCGACGACCTCCTGCTGAAGACCCTGACGTCACAGCGGGCCATGGAGGAGCGTTTCTTGCAGATGGAGGAGCGGCGGTTCCAGCGGGACCTGGACGTGGAGGAGCGGCGGATGCAGCTGGAGCAGCGGCGCTTCGAGCTGGAGAGGGAGCACGAGTTCCGCATGTTCAACGTTTTCGCCCAGATGCTCAGCATCCTGAAGCAGAGCCACGGCGGCGGCGCATCCCCTTCCCTGGCCATGCCTCGAGGCCTGGACTTCAGCCAAACGCTGTGGGAACTGATGGGCCGGGAGGGAGGAGGCGACCAGCGGGGGCCGAGGGCCCGAGGGCTGGCCAGGAGCCGGGGTGACATGTGTGGTTTCTGCCCCCCGGAGGGGTTCCGGCGCAGCCCCTACCTCTCCGCTCGCGGTAACGTCGCCAACATCTTCCGGGGCTCCGACGAGGAGGGGTACAAAGCGTACCACGCTGACAAGTACGACGAAGACACGAACCCCAAC ggTATAATTAATTTTGGGACCAGTGAGAATAAGCTCTGCTTTGACCTGATGTCCAAACGG CTAAAGGAACAG CTGACACAGACAGATATGAACCTCATGGAGCCACTGCTGCTTCAGTACCCCGACTGGAAGGGCCACATGTT TTTACGGGAGGAAGTGGCTCGATTTTTGACCTATTACTGCAAGGCCCCTGCACCTCTTAAGGCAGAAAAT GTGATTGTTCTGAACGGTTGTggctctttgttttctgcattagcTACAGTCCTTTGTGATCCAGGGG AGGCTGTTCTGATTGCTACTCCCTTTTATGGTGGTATCACCCAGAGCGTCTTCCTGTATGGCAACGTCAAGCTGGTGTACGCCTATTTAGACAGCAAG ATTACTGGAACAAGCACTCGGCCTTTCCAGCTTACTGtggaaaaactggaaaaggcCTTGCAGGATGCCCTGGCAGAG GGTGTAACTGTAAGGGCCTTAATTCTTCTGAATCCCCAGAATCCCCTTGGGGACATCTACTCCTTGTCAGAGCTACGGGACTACCTGGAATTTGCTAAAAG ACACGAATTGCATGTGATAGTAGATGAGATCTACATGCTGTCAGTTTTTGATGAATCAGCCACGTTTCACAGTGTCCTAGGCATGGACAG ATTGCCTGATCCGCAGAGGACTCATGTGATGTGGGGAATAAGCAAG GATTTTGCTGTCTCTGGGATTCGTTTTGGTACTTTGTATACAGAGAACCAAGATGTTGCTAATGCGGTGGCTTCTTTGTGTTATTTCCACGGGGTTTGTGGACCAGTCCAGCACAAAGTTGCACAGCTACTTAGGGACAGAG AGTGGATCAACCAGGTGTACCTGAGGGCCAACCATGCCCGCCTGAAAGCTGCCCATACGTATGTGACAGATGAGCTGAAGACACTTGGGGTTCCTTTTCTCAACCGCAACGCAGGCTTCTTTGTCTGGATTGATTTCCGGAAG TACCTTAGGACAGGAACATTTGAGGAGGAGATGCTTCTCTGGAGGCGCTTTCTTGATAACAAGGTCCTCCTGTCGTGTGGCAAAGCCTTTGAGTGCAGTGAACCTGGATGGTTCCGCATCATCTTTGCTGACAAGACCCACCGACTACAGCTGG GTATGCAGCGGATCCGCAAGGTTTTGGAAGAACGAGAGCAGGAGATATTGTCTGAGGAAAAGGAGCAGCCTTGTCAGTCAGATCAGGACGGCAAAGCAGATAGCACAGATGAAGTCATTATCGTATCTCACCACCAGGAATCTTCCTGTGCTGGTAGTTCCAATCTCAGTGACCTCATtggcctcctgcagcagcagatgcgTTCATCTGATTGgctacagaaaaatacagcagaacaGCTCGCATAG
- the ACCS gene encoding 1-aminocyclopropane-1-carboxylate synthase-like protein 1 isoform X3, translating to MDFRGKKYERGSNWSDPEVVELLQLWADESVQLELESCLRNQHVFNRIAEVLREKGIHRTGDQCREKIKKMKLEYRRIKDNSKAPRGGRTWKFYDVMDRVLNSRPALAYGPMGGGVMATQVLPGGLVDGYHHQFAAPALPFGHSQHPELMEIKCEEVNSDEDCLTPEPSAAVSYQQGCPEEHEMERAFLERAQNDSPISRVEIPIESSVSPSGFSEPSMANSSRMQNAVPRHGFSALHRLRKKRKGQRAKDPLDDLLLKTLTSQRAMEERFLQMEERRFQRDLDVEERRMQLEQRRFELEREHEFRMFNVFAQMLSILKQSHGGGASPSLAMPRGLDFSQTLWELMGREGGGDQRGPRARGLARSRGDMCGFCPPEGFRRSPYLSARGNVANIFRGSDEEGYKAYHADKYDEDTNPNGIINFGTSENKLCFDLMSKRLKEQLTQTDMNLMEPLLLQYPDWKGHMFLREEVARFLTYYCKAPAPLKAENVIVLNGCGSLFSALATVLCDPGEAVLIATPFYGGITQSVFLYGNVKLVYAYLDSKITGTSTRPFQLTVEKLEKALQDALAEGVTVRALILLNPQNPLGDIYSLSELRDYLEFAKRHELHVIVDEIYMLSVFDESATFHSVLGMDRLPDPQRTHVMWGISKDFAVSGIRFGTLYTENQDVANAVASLCYFHGVCGPVQHKVAQLLRDREWINQVYLRANHARLKAAHTYVTDELKTLGVPFLNRNAGFFVWIDFRKESYCSQATFLPISSFISQLLYFRGKRCLPWPLQTSWESQIHEGLCELPICD from the exons ATGGATTTTCGGGGGAAGAAGTACGAGCGCGGCAGCAACTGGTCGGACCCCGAGGTGgtggagctgctccagctgtgggCGGACGAATCggtgcagctggagctggagagctGCCTGCGCAACCAGCACGTCTTCAACCGTATCGCCGAGGTGCTCCGCGAGAAGGGCATCCACCGCACCGGCGACCAGTGCCGCGAGAAGATCAAGAAGATGAAGCTGGAGTACCGGCGCATCAAGGACAACAGCAAGGCCCCGCGGGGCGGCCGCACCTGGAAGTTCTACGACGTGATGGACCGAGTGCTCAACAGCCGGCCCGCGCTGGCCTACGGGCCCATGGGTGGCGGTGTGATGGCCACCCAGGTGCTGCCGGGCGGTCTGGTGGACGGCTACCACCACCAGTTTGCcgcccctgccctgcccttcGGGCACTCCCAGCACCCCGAACTGATGGAGATCAAATGTGAGGAGGTGAACTCTGACGAGGACTGCCTGACCCCAGAGCCCTCGGCAGCCGTGTCGtaccagcagggctgccctgaAGAGCACGAGATGGAGAGAGCCTTCCTTGAGAGGGCCCAGAATGACTCTCCCATCTCCAGAGTGGAAATTCCCATTGAAAGCAGTGTTTCACCTTCAG GTTTCAGCGAGCCCAGCATGGCCAACTCATCCCGGATGCAGAACGCGGTTCCTCGGCACGGCTTCTCCGCTTTGCACCGCCTGCGGAAGAAGCGGAAAGGCCAGCGGGCGAAGGACCCTCTCGACGACCTCCTGCTGAAGACCCTGACGTCACAGCGGGCCATGGAGGAGCGTTTCTTGCAGATGGAGGAGCGGCGGTTCCAGCGGGACCTGGACGTGGAGGAGCGGCGGATGCAGCTGGAGCAGCGGCGCTTCGAGCTGGAGAGGGAGCACGAGTTCCGCATGTTCAACGTTTTCGCCCAGATGCTCAGCATCCTGAAGCAGAGCCACGGCGGCGGCGCATCCCCTTCCCTGGCCATGCCTCGAGGCCTGGACTTCAGCCAAACGCTGTGGGAACTGATGGGCCGGGAGGGAGGAGGCGACCAGCGGGGGCCGAGGGCCCGAGGGCTGGCCAGGAGCCGGGGTGACATGTGTGGTTTCTGCCCCCCGGAGGGGTTCCGGCGCAGCCCCTACCTCTCCGCTCGCGGTAACGTCGCCAACATCTTCCGGGGCTCCGACGAGGAGGGGTACAAAGCGTACCACGCTGACAAGTACGACGAAGACACGAACCCCAAC ggTATAATTAATTTTGGGACCAGTGAGAATAAGCTCTGCTTTGACCTGATGTCCAAACGG CTAAAGGAACAG CTGACACAGACAGATATGAACCTCATGGAGCCACTGCTGCTTCAGTACCCCGACTGGAAGGGCCACATGTT TTTACGGGAGGAAGTGGCTCGATTTTTGACCTATTACTGCAAGGCCCCTGCACCTCTTAAGGCAGAAAAT GTGATTGTTCTGAACGGTTGTggctctttgttttctgcattagcTACAGTCCTTTGTGATCCAGGGG AGGCTGTTCTGATTGCTACTCCCTTTTATGGTGGTATCACCCAGAGCGTCTTCCTGTATGGCAACGTCAAGCTGGTGTACGCCTATTTAGACAGCAAG ATTACTGGAACAAGCACTCGGCCTTTCCAGCTTACTGtggaaaaactggaaaaggcCTTGCAGGATGCCCTGGCAGAG GGTGTAACTGTAAGGGCCTTAATTCTTCTGAATCCCCAGAATCCCCTTGGGGACATCTACTCCTTGTCAGAGCTACGGGACTACCTGGAATTTGCTAAAAG ACACGAATTGCATGTGATAGTAGATGAGATCTACATGCTGTCAGTTTTTGATGAATCAGCCACGTTTCACAGTGTCCTAGGCATGGACAG ATTGCCTGATCCGCAGAGGACTCATGTGATGTGGGGAATAAGCAAG GATTTTGCTGTCTCTGGGATTCGTTTTGGTACTTTGTATACAGAGAACCAAGATGTTGCTAATGCGGTGGCTTCTTTGTGTTATTTCCACGGGGTTTGTGGACCAGTCCAGCACAAAGTTGCACAGCTACTTAGGGACAGAG AGTGGATCAACCAGGTGTACCTGAGGGCCAACCATGCCCGCCTGAAAGCTGCCCATACGTATGTGACAGATGAGCTGAAGACACTTGGGGTTCCTTTTCTCAACCGCAACGCAGGCTTCTTTGTCTGGATTGATTTCCGGAAG GAATCTTACTGCTCTCAAGCCactttccttcccatttcttcctttatatcacaactgctgtatttcagaggTAAAAGGTGTCTCCCCTGGCCTTTGCAGACCTCATGGGAATCACAAATTCATGAGGGTCTCTGTGAGTTACCTATATGTGACTAA